One Thermus sp. CCB_US3_UF1 DNA window includes the following coding sequences:
- a CDS encoding aldehyde dehydrogenase, whose translation MTQTAKHVGLYIAGAWRPAQEGRRFQRRSPLDGQAVSEAEAAGLEDAHQAVEAALEAFPAWSETPPSQRRDLLWKAAEALEARLEAFVEAMVEETGATPGWAHLNVHLAAGMLKEAAALTTQITGEVIPSDRPGTLAFAVRQPVGVILSLAPWNAPVILGVRALATPLACGNTVVFKGSELSPRTHALIVEALAEAGLPPGVVNFLTTAPEDAPRVVEALIAHPGVRRVNFTGSTRTGRIIAELAGRHLKPVLLELGGKAPAIVLKDADLEAAARAIAFGAFANQGQICMSTERVVVEEAVADALVERLAQRAASLPVGDPRTGQAALGCLVEPKAAERVASLVEEALAQGARLVAGGRKQGPFFWPTVLDRVTPKMRIYHEESFGPVAVVVRVADEEEAVRVANDTEYGLSAAIFTRDIAKGLKLAKRVQSGICHINGPTVHDEPQMPFGGVKASGYGRFGGRAGIHEFTELRWITVQTEPLQFPF comes from the coding sequence ATGACCCAAACGGCAAAGCACGTGGGCTTGTACATCGCCGGCGCATGGCGCCCGGCCCAGGAAGGCCGACGCTTCCAGCGGCGAAGCCCCCTGGACGGGCAGGCGGTAAGCGAAGCGGAAGCGGCAGGCCTCGAGGACGCCCACCAAGCGGTGGAAGCGGCCTTGGAAGCCTTCCCCGCATGGTCGGAAACCCCGCCCAGCCAGCGGCGAGACCTCCTCTGGAAGGCGGCGGAGGCCCTCGAGGCCCGGCTGGAAGCCTTTGTAGAAGCCATGGTGGAGGAAACGGGGGCTACCCCCGGCTGGGCCCACCTCAACGTGCACCTGGCGGCGGGCATGCTGAAGGAAGCCGCCGCCCTCACCACCCAGATCACCGGGGAGGTCATCCCCTCAGACCGGCCGGGCACCCTGGCCTTTGCCGTCCGCCAGCCCGTGGGCGTGATCCTCAGCCTGGCCCCCTGGAACGCCCCCGTGATCCTGGGGGTGCGGGCCCTGGCCACCCCCTTGGCTTGCGGCAACACCGTGGTCTTCAAGGGCTCCGAGCTCTCCCCTCGCACCCACGCCCTCATCGTGGAGGCCTTGGCCGAGGCAGGCCTACCCCCGGGGGTGGTCAACTTCCTCACCACCGCCCCCGAGGACGCCCCCCGGGTGGTGGAGGCCCTCATCGCCCATCCCGGGGTACGCCGGGTCAACTTCACCGGCTCCACCCGCACCGGCCGCATCATCGCTGAGCTGGCTGGACGGCACCTGAAGCCCGTGTTGTTGGAACTAGGGGGAAAGGCCCCGGCCATCGTCCTCAAGGACGCCGACCTGGAAGCGGCCGCCCGGGCCATCGCCTTCGGCGCCTTCGCCAACCAAGGGCAGATCTGCATGTCCACGGAAAGGGTGGTGGTGGAGGAGGCCGTGGCCGACGCCCTGGTGGAGCGATTGGCCCAAAGGGCCGCTAGCCTCCCTGTGGGCGACCCGCGCACGGGGCAGGCGGCCTTGGGCTGCCTGGTGGAGCCCAAGGCCGCCGAACGGGTGGCCTCCTTGGTGGAAGAGGCCCTGGCCCAGGGAGCCAGGCTGGTGGCGGGTGGGCGGAAGCAGGGCCCCTTCTTCTGGCCCACGGTGCTGGACCGGGTAACCCCTAAAATGCGCATCTACCACGAGGAGTCCTTCGGCCCTGTGGCGGTGGTGGTCCGGGTGGCCGACGAAGAGGAGGCGGTGCGGGTAGCCAACGACACCGAGTACGGGCTCTCCGCCGCCATCTTCACCCGGGACATCGCCAAGGGGCTCAAGCTGGCCAAGCGGGTGCAGTCGGGGATCTGCCACATCAACGGCCCCACGGTCCACGACGAGCCCCAGATGCCCTTTGGGGGCGTCAAGGCCTCCGGGTACGGCCGCTTTGGCGGCAGGGCCGGCATCCACGAGTTCACCGAGCTCCGCTGGATCACGGTGCAAACGGAACCCCTGCAGTTCCCCTTCTAA
- a CDS encoding amino acid ABC transporter substrate-binding protein, translating into MKESRRRFLAQGLAAAALLAGAKAQGRTVRIGYSISKTGPYATGAGITTLPNYRLWVEEVNAAGGLKLASGPARIAVVEYDDRSSPEEAIRNIERLITQDKVDFVLPPWGTAMNLAVAPVFARHGYPQVAVTNLSEKTPELVRRWPSYFSFLGLPSQYAEALALLLRNLAAAGKGGRRVAVVHTDDEFGLELSGAFRRAAQKEGLELVYFQSYPQGFSDFQSLLNAVKGRNPDAFVAFSYPAETLALPEAAAVVGFNPAVFFLGVGTAFPVFRQRYGARAEGIMGLGGVAPNQAWRGYLERHQAVTGQEPDRWASQATYASLQALKAAIETAGKVDRFQIVRLLRQETFDTILGPLRLEGNIFRGNWLIGQWQDGEFVALMPERPGAQAPRVPKPAWSR; encoded by the coding sequence ATGAAAGAGAGCCGGAGGAGGTTTCTCGCCCAAGGACTGGCCGCCGCTGCCCTGCTGGCCGGGGCCAAGGCCCAGGGCCGTACGGTGCGCATCGGCTACTCCATCTCCAAGACCGGCCCCTACGCTACGGGCGCCGGGATCACCACCCTGCCCAACTACCGCCTCTGGGTGGAGGAGGTGAACGCCGCCGGCGGGCTTAAGCTGGCCTCCGGGCCGGCCCGCATCGCCGTGGTGGAGTACGACGACCGCTCCAGCCCCGAGGAGGCCATCCGCAACATCGAGCGCCTCATCACCCAGGACAAGGTGGACTTCGTCCTGCCCCCCTGGGGCACGGCCATGAACCTGGCGGTGGCCCCGGTCTTCGCCCGCCATGGCTACCCCCAGGTGGCGGTGACCAACCTGAGCGAGAAGACCCCGGAGTTGGTCCGCCGCTGGCCCAGCTACTTCTCCTTCCTCGGCCTTCCCTCCCAGTACGCCGAGGCCCTGGCCCTCCTCCTGCGCAACCTGGCCGCCGCGGGGAAAGGAGGGCGCCGGGTAGCCGTGGTGCACACGGACGACGAGTTCGGCTTGGAGCTCTCGGGCGCCTTCCGCCGGGCGGCGCAAAAGGAAGGGTTGGAACTGGTCTATTTCCAGAGCTACCCCCAGGGCTTTAGCGACTTCCAGTCCCTCTTAAACGCGGTTAAGGGCCGCAACCCCGATGCCTTCGTGGCCTTCAGCTACCCGGCGGAAACCCTAGCCCTGCCGGAGGCCGCGGCGGTGGTAGGGTTCAACCCCGCCGTCTTCTTCCTGGGGGTAGGCACGGCCTTCCCCGTGTTCCGGCAGCGCTACGGCGCCCGGGCCGAGGGGATCATGGGCTTGGGCGGCGTGGCCCCCAACCAGGCCTGGCGGGGTTACCTGGAACGGCACCAGGCGGTCACGGGCCAGGAGCCCGATCGCTGGGCCAGCCAGGCCACCTACGCCTCCCTCCAGGCCCTCAAGGCGGCCATCGAAACCGCGGGCAAGGTGGACCGCTTCCAGATCGTTCGCCTTCTGCGCCAGGAAACCTTTGACACCATCCTGGGGCCCTTGAGGCTAGAGGGCAACATCTTCCGGGGCAACTGGCTTATCGGCCAGTGGCAGGACGGGGAGTTCGTGGCCCTGATGCCGGAAAGGCCCGGGGCCCAGGCCCCCCGGGTGCCCAAACCCGCCTGGAGCCGGTAG
- a CDS encoding branched-chain amino acid ABC transporter permease, protein MALLDAMITGAIAGGVYGLLALGLALQYGVARILNLAYGEAVALGGILTALLYQGAGMSPLLCLLLLPPLFTLGHLFLHRWLFLPLLGRRLAVDGEKEGRVILLTFGLSFLVQGLLAAELGGRLFSYSFLGQGVALGPSAVALNRLLAFALGLVLVVAVHLFLNRTRLGTAVRALSREPEEALLVGVPAPRLSAWVFALGGGVAAATGVLLSMFQALAPSSGPELTLKALVVVILGGLGGAPGALAGGMVLGMAEGLVARFLNPGLSLAAVYGLFVLAVWYLRGKREEARQ, encoded by the coding sequence ATGGCCCTCCTGGATGCCATGATCACCGGGGCCATCGCCGGAGGGGTTTACGGCCTTTTGGCCCTGGGGCTGGCCCTTCAGTACGGGGTGGCCCGCATCCTCAACCTGGCCTATGGGGAAGCCGTGGCCCTGGGGGGTATCCTGACCGCCTTGCTCTACCAGGGGGCAGGGATGAGCCCCCTCCTTTGCCTCCTCCTCCTGCCCCCCCTGTTTACCCTGGGCCACCTCTTCCTCCACCGCTGGCTCTTCCTGCCCCTGCTGGGCCGGCGGCTGGCCGTGGACGGGGAGAAGGAGGGTCGGGTCATCCTGCTTACCTTTGGCCTTTCCTTCTTGGTCCAAGGGCTACTGGCGGCGGAACTGGGAGGACGGCTTTTTAGCTACAGCTTCCTGGGCCAGGGGGTGGCCCTGGGGCCCAGCGCCGTGGCCCTCAACCGTCTCCTGGCCTTCGCCTTGGGGCTCGTCTTGGTGGTTGCGGTGCACCTCTTCCTGAACCGCACCCGGCTGGGGACCGCGGTGCGGGCCCTAAGCCGGGAACCGGAGGAGGCCCTCCTGGTAGGGGTTCCCGCCCCCAGGCTCAGCGCCTGGGTCTTCGCCTTAGGGGGTGGGGTGGCCGCGGCCACGGGGGTGCTCCTCAGCATGTTCCAGGCCCTAGCCCCCTCCTCGGGGCCCGAGCTCACCCTGAAGGCCTTGGTGGTGGTCATCTTAGGCGGCCTGGGCGGGGCCCCGGGGGCCTTGGCGGGCGGGATGGTCCTGGGGATGGCCGAGGGGCTGGTAGCCCGATTCCTCAACCCGGGGCTCAGCTTGGCCGCGGTGTACGGCCTCTTCGTCCTGGCCGTCTGGTACCTGCGGGGCAAGAGGGAGGAGGCGCGGCAGTGA
- a CDS encoding ATP-binding cassette domain-containing protein, with amino-acid sequence MKAYLALFFLLAFSLPLWGSEYLLSAGLSVLLYATLGAAWATFTGPARHLSLATSAFFGIGVYAVALGHQSLPWPLLWALGFLGSGLLALLVGLATLRLQGIYFTVFTYGLAELVRQLVTWTQRNLGGSVGSYVFVEVSPETLYYILASLALLTWGLGSWFLQSRYGLALWAVGDDETAARHAGVRAFGLRVLAFALTAGAMGVVGAVVAPRWVYVDPGLAFNPSLSFLTAIAALLGGLRNPAGAFLGAPPLVLLHDLLSGRFPHHATALMGLAFILLVYFLPRGLLGLFPESARKNPAPARARRLSRGDPPPKGLLEAQGLRKAFGGLVAVAELGLEVRPGEAVGLIGPNGSGKTTALGLLAGTLRPDRGRVVFLGQETTGLPPERLARMGLARTFQQVRLFPSLDVYQHVYLPLSLLRPREARETAWGILSRLGLEEKAHLYPASLPYLDQKRLELARALALSPRLLLLDEWLAGLNPSELQEALDLLHSLKEEGISLLLVEHLMAAIRALCDRVYVLSFGELLAHGPPEAVLRDPRVVEVYLGVEHA; translated from the coding sequence GTGAAGGCCTATTTGGCCCTTTTCTTCCTCCTGGCCTTTTCCCTGCCCCTTTGGGGAAGCGAATACCTCCTCTCCGCCGGGCTTTCCGTCCTCCTCTACGCCACCTTAGGGGCGGCGTGGGCCACCTTCACCGGCCCCGCCCGCCACCTGAGCCTAGCCACTTCCGCCTTCTTCGGCATCGGGGTCTACGCCGTGGCCCTGGGGCACCAAAGCCTTCCCTGGCCTCTTCTTTGGGCTTTGGGCTTCCTGGGTAGCGGCCTTCTGGCCCTTCTGGTGGGCCTAGCCACCCTGAGGCTCCAGGGGATCTACTTCACCGTCTTCACCTACGGCCTGGCGGAGCTGGTGCGCCAGCTGGTCACCTGGACCCAGCGCAACCTAGGGGGCTCGGTGGGCAGCTACGTCTTCGTGGAGGTAAGCCCGGAAACCCTTTACTACATCCTGGCAAGCCTGGCCCTGCTGACCTGGGGGCTAGGGAGCTGGTTCCTGCAAAGCCGGTACGGCCTAGCCCTATGGGCTGTAGGGGACGACGAAACCGCAGCCCGCCACGCCGGGGTGAGGGCCTTTGGCCTTAGGGTCTTGGCCTTTGCCCTCACCGCAGGGGCCATGGGGGTGGTGGGGGCGGTGGTGGCGCCCCGCTGGGTCTACGTGGACCCTGGCCTGGCCTTCAACCCCTCCCTCTCCTTCCTCACGGCCATCGCGGCCCTCTTGGGGGGCTTGCGCAACCCGGCGGGGGCTTTTTTGGGTGCCCCACCCCTGGTCCTTCTCCACGACCTCCTGAGCGGGCGTTTCCCCCACCACGCCACCGCCCTCATGGGCCTGGCCTTCATCCTGTTGGTGTACTTCCTGCCTCGAGGCCTCCTGGGCCTCTTCCCCGAGAGCGCTCGGAAGAACCCCGCCCCTGCCAGGGCCCGGAGGCTGAGCCGAGGAGACCCTCCCCCAAAGGGGCTCCTCGAGGCCCAAGGCCTGCGCAAGGCCTTTGGCGGGCTGGTGGCCGTGGCGGAGTTGGGCCTCGAGGTACGCCCCGGGGAAGCAGTGGGCCTGATCGGGCCCAACGGCTCCGGAAAAACCACGGCCCTGGGGCTTTTGGCGGGAACCCTCCGGCCTGACCGGGGGCGTGTGGTCTTCCTGGGGCAGGAAACCACCGGCCTACCCCCCGAACGCCTGGCCCGCATGGGCCTGGCCCGGACCTTCCAGCAGGTGCGCCTGTTTCCCTCCCTGGACGTCTACCAGCATGTTTACCTTCCTCTAAGCCTTCTGCGGCCCCGAGAGGCACGGGAAACCGCCTGGGGGATCCTCTCCCGCTTGGGGCTTGAGGAAAAAGCCCACCTCTACCCCGCCTCCCTCCCCTACCTGGACCAGAAGCGCCTGGAACTGGCCCGGGCCCTGGCCCTCTCCCCCCGGCTCCTCCTCCTGGACGAGTGGCTGGCGGGCCTAAACCCCTCGGAACTCCAGGAAGCCCTGGACCTGCTCCACTCCCTGAAGGAGGAGGGGATAAGCCTCCTGCTGGTGGAACACCTGATGGCCGCCATCAGGGCCCTTTGCGACCGGGTTTACGTCCTCTCCTTCGGGGAGCTCCTGGCCCACGGCCCCCCCGAGGCCGTCCTCCGGGATCCTCGGGTGGTGGAGGTCTACCTGGGGGTGGAACATGCTTGA
- a CDS encoding ABC transporter ATP-binding protein produces the protein MLEVEGFTVTYGAHRAVRGVGLTLEPGEVVAVLGANGAGKSSLLRGLLGLAPAEGRVSLDGKDLSRWVRRGETEALAAQGLALVPERGGVFRSLSVRENLLLGSFLREAPPWEEVLDLFPHLRERLEQKVGSMSGGEQRMVALARALAQRPRYLLLDEPTLGLAPILARRLLATLTAFAAKGVGVLLVEQNAGLALQVARRAYLLEEGRVVGEGPAEALLRSPSVRRAYLGG, from the coding sequence ATGCTTGAGGTGGAAGGGTTTACGGTAACCTACGGCGCTCACCGCGCGGTGCGGGGGGTGGGGCTCACCCTGGAACCTGGGGAGGTGGTGGCCGTTTTGGGAGCCAACGGCGCGGGCAAGAGTTCCCTGCTGCGGGGGCTCTTGGGCCTGGCCCCCGCCGAAGGACGGGTGAGCCTGGACGGGAAAGACCTAAGCCGCTGGGTGCGGCGTGGGGAGACGGAGGCCTTGGCCGCCCAGGGCCTGGCCTTGGTGCCGGAGCGGGGCGGGGTGTTCCGCAGCCTAAGCGTGCGGGAAAACCTCCTCCTGGGAAGCTTCCTTCGGGAAGCACCCCCTTGGGAGGAGGTTTTGGACCTCTTCCCCCACCTCCGGGAACGCCTGGAGCAGAAGGTGGGCTCCATGAGCGGGGGGGAGCAGCGCATGGTGGCCCTGGCCCGGGCCTTAGCGCAACGGCCCCGCTACCTCCTCCTGGATGAACCCACCTTGGGCCTGGCCCCCATCCTAGCCCGCCGCCTCCTGGCCACCCTCACCGCTTTCGCGGCAAAAGGGGTGGGGGTGCTGCTGGTGGAGCAAAACGCGGGCCTGGCCCTCCAGGTGGCCCGCCGGGCCTACCTCCTGGAGGAGGGGCGGGTGGTGGGGGAGGGGCCGGCGGAGGCCCTGCTCCGCTCCCCCAGCGTGCGCCGGGCCTACCTGGGGGGCTGA